The following proteins come from a genomic window of Mycobacterium sp. DL:
- a CDS encoding mycofactocin-coupled SDR family oxidoreductase produces MAGRVEGKVAFVTGAARGQGRSHALKLAEEGADIIAVDICKNVDHCQLELASPADLLETKEKVEALGRRIVAEEADVRDFDALKSVVDRGVAEFGRLDIILANAGIGNGGQTIETLEEPVWQTMMDINLTGVWKTVKAGIPHMIAGGRGGSIVLTSSVAGLKAYPQMGQYVSAKHGVLGLMRSCAVELGQHMIRVNSVHPTHVNTPLVMNQQTFDLFRPDLEAPGPDDIAPICQMFHTMPRPWVEAEDITNAVMFFASDDSRFVTGVAMPIDLGSCLK; encoded by the coding sequence ATGGCCGGACGCGTAGAAGGCAAGGTTGCGTTCGTCACTGGCGCTGCCCGCGGGCAAGGACGCAGTCACGCACTGAAACTCGCCGAGGAAGGCGCCGACATCATCGCCGTCGACATCTGCAAGAACGTCGACCACTGTCAGCTCGAGCTGGCGTCGCCCGCCGATCTCCTCGAGACGAAGGAGAAGGTCGAGGCGCTCGGTCGTCGGATCGTCGCCGAGGAGGCGGACGTCCGTGACTTCGACGCCCTCAAGTCGGTGGTGGACCGCGGGGTCGCCGAATTCGGCAGGCTGGACATCATCCTGGCGAACGCAGGGATCGGCAACGGCGGCCAGACCATCGAAACCCTCGAAGAGCCGGTCTGGCAGACCATGATGGACATAAATCTCACGGGTGTTTGGAAGACCGTGAAGGCCGGCATTCCGCACATGATCGCCGGGGGGCGAGGCGGATCGATCGTGCTGACGAGCTCGGTGGCCGGTCTGAAGGCGTATCCGCAAATGGGTCAGTACGTGTCGGCCAAGCACGGCGTGCTCGGATTGATGCGGTCCTGCGCGGTCGAGCTTGGACAGCACATGATCCGGGTCAACAGTGTGCATCCCACACACGTCAACACCCCGCTGGTGATGAACCAACAGACGTTCGACCTGTTCCGGCCCGACCTGGAGGCACCCGGCCCCGACGACATCGCGCCCATCTGCCAGATGTTCCACACGATGCCCAGGCCCTGGGTCGAGGCCGAGGACATCACCAACGCCGTGATGTTCTTCGCGTCAGACGACTCCCGTTTCGTCACCGGCGTCGCCATGCCGATCGACCTGGGTAGCTGCCTGAAGTAA
- a CDS encoding TetR/AcrR family transcriptional regulator, with protein sequence MTTPEIAVRPYATLLAKGEDRKQRILHVAERILARHGWRNTSLAQIAKAAGVTPAGLLHHFESKEQLLNAVLDARDADDDMHADRSGDLVTEICRVAERFDRAPELVGTFTVLLIENIAPDAPLHDRLLNRQRAAVNIVTQLIERGQREGRYRTDIDPAIKAVEILAFVNGMETAWLLDPSIPLAEVFKGYGESLARDFMPPTGAHPEEVPSSGSPK encoded by the coding sequence GTGACGACACCGGAGATCGCAGTGCGGCCCTACGCCACGTTGCTCGCCAAGGGTGAGGACCGCAAGCAGCGGATTCTGCACGTCGCGGAGCGCATTCTGGCGCGTCACGGCTGGCGCAACACGTCGCTGGCGCAGATCGCCAAGGCGGCCGGGGTCACCCCCGCCGGCCTGCTGCACCACTTCGAGTCCAAGGAACAGCTGCTCAACGCCGTGCTCGATGCGCGCGACGCGGACGACGACATGCACGCCGATCGCTCAGGAGATCTGGTGACCGAGATCTGCCGCGTCGCCGAGCGTTTTGACCGGGCCCCGGAACTCGTCGGGACATTCACCGTCCTGCTGATCGAGAACATCGCGCCGGACGCGCCGCTTCACGACCGGCTGCTGAACCGGCAGCGGGCGGCGGTGAACATCGTCACTCAGCTGATCGAGCGCGGTCAGCGCGAGGGCCGCTACCGCACCGACATCGACCCGGCCATCAAGGCCGTCGAAATTCTCGCCTTCGTCAATGGAATGGAGACCGCATGGTTGCTCGATCCTTCGATACCCCTAGCGGAAGTGTTCAAGGGGTACGGCGAATCGCTCGCCCGGGACTTCATGCCGCCGACGGGGGCACATCCAGAGGAAGTGCCGTCGAGCGGGTCCCCGAAATGA
- a CDS encoding TIGR03564 family F420-dependent LLM class oxidoreductase, translated as MRIGLMVGSDRERPRDDRLSGLLTDGAAAEAAGFSSFWFPQVPGYLDAMTALALLGQATTTIELGTAVVPVQTRHPMILAQQALTTSLACGGRFTLGLGVSHDWIINGQLGIPYDRPAHQLRDRLDVLASAFRGAGRVDVDNDACSVHSAVDVTDGAGPPVLLAALGPTMLRIAGERTDGTILWMADERAVGEHVVPRICSAARAAGRPAPRIVAGVPVALCSLADVRSARTHASEVLGHAHFSPNYVRLLEHGDAGDVGDTMAVGDEAAVLARLRRYRDAGVTDLAARVVPLGTDVTARVSSRRRTQEFLASLGTRW; from the coding sequence ATGCGTATCGGGCTGATGGTCGGTTCCGACAGGGAACGGCCGCGCGACGATCGACTGTCCGGACTGCTGACCGACGGCGCCGCCGCCGAAGCCGCCGGGTTCAGTTCGTTCTGGTTCCCCCAGGTGCCCGGTTATCTCGACGCGATGACAGCGCTGGCGCTGCTGGGACAGGCCACGACGACGATCGAACTCGGCACCGCGGTGGTTCCCGTCCAGACCCGCCATCCCATGATCCTGGCGCAGCAGGCACTCACGACGTCACTCGCGTGCGGCGGCCGGTTCACACTCGGCCTCGGCGTATCCCACGACTGGATCATCAACGGTCAGTTGGGCATTCCGTACGACCGTCCCGCGCACCAGCTGCGTGATCGTCTCGATGTGCTCGCGTCGGCGTTCCGCGGCGCCGGCCGGGTCGACGTGGACAACGACGCGTGCAGCGTGCACAGTGCGGTGGACGTCACCGACGGCGCCGGGCCGCCGGTCCTGCTCGCGGCGCTGGGACCCACGATGCTGCGGATCGCGGGCGAGCGGACCGACGGCACGATCCTGTGGATGGCCGACGAGCGTGCAGTCGGTGAGCACGTCGTGCCCAGGATCTGTTCGGCGGCGCGCGCCGCAGGCCGGCCCGCACCCCGGATCGTCGCGGGAGTGCCGGTCGCGTTGTGTTCACTGGCCGATGTGCGCTCCGCACGGACCCATGCCAGCGAGGTGCTCGGGCATGCGCACTTCTCCCCCAACTACGTTCGGCTTCTCGAACACGGCGATGCCGGGGATGTCGGCGACACGATGGCCGTGGGGGACGAAGCCGCCGTCCTGGCGCGACTGCGCCGCTATCGTGACGCCGGCGTCACCGATCTGGCCGCACGGGTCGTCCCGCTCGGGACCGACGTCACCGCGCGGGTGTCCTCCCGTCGCCGCACGCAGGAATTCCTGGCGTCACTCGGCACGAGGTGGTGA
- a CDS encoding cytochrome P450 yields the protein MATSATHGVYYDPWDADLNANPYAMFQRLRDDVPLYYNEAHDFYAVSRFDDVNRALVDHQSFSSARGAVLEIIKSGMEIPTGSLVFEDPPVHDIHRNLLSRAFTPRKINALESKVREFTAQCLDPLVGGDRFDFVKHLGAVMPLRVVSELFGIPEDYQSRVTEDGDKFVRTERGGQMTDNPDGAITDGQLFAEFIDWRVDHPADDLTTELLNAEFEDEAGITRKLRREELLMFMNVVAVAGSETTTRLIGWTGKLLSENPDQRRQLVADRALVPGAIEEILRFEPPALQAARYVVRDVEFHGATVPEGSAILLLIGAANRDERRFGEDADVFDVTRSPRQHLTFGVGAHYCLGNALARIEGRVALDEIMNRFPDWEVDLDSAVFSSSSVVRGWDSMPASV from the coding sequence ATGGCGACCAGCGCCACCCACGGGGTGTATTACGACCCGTGGGACGCCGACCTCAACGCGAATCCGTATGCGATGTTCCAACGGCTTCGAGACGACGTGCCTCTCTACTACAACGAGGCCCACGACTTCTACGCGGTGAGTCGGTTCGACGACGTCAATCGTGCGCTGGTGGACCACCAGTCGTTCAGTTCGGCGCGCGGGGCGGTTCTCGAGATAATCAAGTCGGGCATGGAGATTCCCACGGGTTCGCTGGTCTTCGAGGATCCGCCGGTCCACGACATCCACCGCAACCTCCTCTCTCGGGCATTCACCCCACGAAAGATCAACGCGTTGGAATCGAAGGTTCGCGAGTTCACGGCACAATGCCTGGATCCGCTGGTCGGTGGCGACCGGTTCGATTTCGTCAAGCACCTCGGTGCGGTCATGCCGCTGCGCGTGGTGAGTGAGCTGTTCGGCATTCCCGAGGACTACCAGAGTCGTGTCACCGAGGACGGCGACAAGTTCGTGCGCACCGAGCGTGGTGGCCAGATGACCGACAACCCCGACGGCGCGATCACCGACGGCCAGTTGTTCGCCGAGTTCATCGACTGGCGGGTTGATCATCCAGCCGACGATCTCACCACCGAATTACTCAACGCTGAATTCGAAGACGAAGCGGGAATCACCAGGAAACTGCGTCGCGAAGAGTTGCTGATGTTCATGAACGTCGTTGCAGTGGCCGGTTCGGAAACCACTACGCGTTTGATCGGGTGGACCGGAAAGCTGCTGTCGGAGAATCCCGACCAACGGCGGCAGCTGGTAGCCGACCGGGCGCTGGTGCCCGGTGCGATCGAGGAGATCCTGAGGTTCGAACCACCCGCGCTGCAGGCCGCGCGCTACGTCGTCCGCGACGTCGAGTTTCATGGTGCGACCGTGCCCGAAGGTAGTGCGATCCTGCTGTTGATCGGTGCGGCCAACCGCGACGAACGGCGGTTCGGTGAGGACGCCGACGTTTTCGACGTGACGCGTTCGCCCCGTCAGCATCTGACGTTCGGAGTCGGCGCGCACTACTGCCTGGGCAACGCCCTGGCGCGCATCGAGGGTCGAGTTGCGTTGGACGAGATCATGAATCGCTTCCCCGACTGGGAGGTTGACCTCGACAGCGCGGTGTTCTCGTCGTCGTCGGTGGTCCGCGGTTGGGACAGCATGCCGGCAAGTGTCTAG
- a CDS encoding aromatic ring-hydroxylating dioxygenase subunit alpha translates to MTTTHPVRPGEWFDNGMGLDDIDAGRYRMTISTDRYTDPEYVQRERDNIWLRVWQVAGREADLPEVGDWTEYRLLDQSFLLVRGKDRTIRGFVNVCRHRGNVLCNGKGNAKRGLLCQYHLWSYDLEGKLKGVLRQEENEVTALDKDGLGLLPVSVECFAGFIFLNPDPDAAPLADFLGADVVELLDPYHLQEMVTVLDVREALNCNWKVVMDAFEEGYHISGIHPELLQVVMIDPSTTRYRFFEKHSVSCAPFEVAGKKFGLEEQIEGIMRLPETFPSVTAVLPRFQELVAENRNESGTLVLPEGATPRTLLQAATRETLTGMGFDVSTLTDAQMSDNHGWVLFPNFFMTVRAGEATVILAQPHESGDPNRCYWHIISVMWLPDEYKDALKAERIDVAEPGDYKYFLALQQDYEQMPRQQRGLRNHRLEAMSLVKEEVVIAHYHSVVDRYLAGQS, encoded by the coding sequence ATGACAACGACACATCCGGTACGGCCAGGGGAGTGGTTCGACAACGGCATGGGCCTGGACGACATCGATGCCGGACGGTACCGAATGACCATCAGCACCGACCGCTACACCGATCCCGAGTACGTGCAGCGCGAGCGCGACAACATCTGGCTGCGGGTCTGGCAGGTCGCGGGCCGGGAGGCGGACTTGCCCGAGGTCGGAGACTGGACGGAGTACCGGCTGCTCGACCAGTCGTTTCTGCTCGTCCGCGGCAAGGACCGGACGATCCGCGGCTTCGTCAATGTGTGCAGGCACCGCGGCAATGTGTTGTGCAACGGGAAGGGCAACGCCAAGCGCGGCCTGCTGTGTCAGTACCACCTCTGGTCTTACGACCTCGAGGGCAAGCTCAAAGGAGTGCTGCGCCAAGAGGAGAACGAGGTCACGGCGCTCGACAAGGACGGTCTCGGTCTGTTACCGGTCTCGGTCGAGTGTTTCGCGGGCTTCATCTTCCTGAATCCGGACCCGGACGCGGCGCCACTGGCCGACTTTCTCGGCGCGGACGTCGTCGAACTACTGGACCCCTACCACCTCCAAGAGATGGTGACGGTGCTCGACGTGCGAGAGGCGTTGAACTGTAACTGGAAGGTGGTGATGGATGCCTTCGAGGAGGGCTATCACATCTCCGGTATCCATCCGGAGTTGCTGCAGGTCGTCATGATCGACCCCAGCACCACCCGTTACCGCTTCTTCGAGAAGCACAGCGTTTCCTGCGCACCGTTCGAGGTGGCCGGCAAGAAGTTCGGCTTGGAGGAGCAGATCGAGGGCATCATGAGGTTGCCCGAGACCTTCCCTTCGGTGACCGCGGTGCTGCCCCGATTCCAGGAGTTGGTGGCCGAGAACCGCAACGAGAGCGGCACACTGGTCCTTCCCGAAGGGGCGACACCCCGGACGCTGCTGCAGGCGGCGACCCGCGAAACTCTCACCGGGATGGGCTTCGATGTCAGCACCCTGACAGACGCGCAGATGAGTGACAACCACGGATGGGTGCTCTTCCCGAACTTCTTCATGACCGTACGTGCGGGTGAGGCGACGGTCATCCTGGCCCAGCCGCACGAGAGTGGGGACCCCAACAGATGCTATTGGCATATCATCAGCGTGATGTGGCTGCCCGACGAGTACAAAGACGCGTTGAAGGCCGAACGGATCGACGTCGCCGAACCCGGAGACTACAAGTACTTCCTTGCGCTGCAACAGGATTACGAGCAGATGCCCCGCCAGCAGCGTGGACTCCGCAATCATCGGCTGGAAGCGATGTCACTGGTCAAGGAAGAAGTCGTGATCGCCCATTACCACTCGGTGGTCGACCGTTACCTGGCAGGACAGAGCTGA
- a CDS encoding NADPH:quinone oxidoreductase family protein translates to MPRAAVCQDHGPPEVIRVREHPVPPAGRGQVGVRVTAAAVNFPDVLLVADSYQISVPTPFVPGSEFAGVIDEVGSETTGFAVGDRVTGTGLFGAFAERVVIDAASVAAIPDAVDDLTAAASGVAHRTAYHTLRSAARLCSGDELVVLGAGGGVGLAAVQLGVALGARVTAVASSAEKLDAAADHGACRVVNHRDGELRAALRAALPDCADVVVDPVGGALSEPAMRTLRRGGRFVTVGFASGVIPRIPLNLVLIKGIQVSGFQFQDVPRAEFERNESELRDLLASARVTPHIDTVYPLSEAAEALRHVADGRAIGKVLISLSSQE, encoded by the coding sequence ATGCCCCGTGCCGCAGTCTGCCAGGACCACGGGCCGCCAGAGGTCATCCGTGTGCGGGAACACCCGGTTCCTCCCGCGGGCCGAGGTCAGGTCGGGGTGCGCGTGACCGCAGCTGCGGTCAATTTTCCCGACGTGCTGCTTGTCGCCGATTCGTATCAGATCAGTGTCCCCACCCCGTTCGTCCCGGGAAGCGAATTCGCCGGGGTGATCGATGAGGTGGGCTCTGAGACAACCGGATTCGCGGTCGGCGACCGGGTGACCGGGACAGGGCTCTTCGGCGCCTTCGCCGAGCGCGTGGTGATCGATGCGGCGAGCGTCGCCGCGATCCCCGACGCTGTTGACGACCTGACCGCGGCTGCGTCCGGCGTCGCCCATCGCACGGCGTATCACACACTGCGCTCGGCGGCCCGGCTCTGCTCCGGCGACGAGCTGGTCGTACTCGGCGCGGGCGGCGGTGTCGGGTTGGCGGCGGTACAACTGGGTGTGGCGCTGGGCGCCAGGGTGACAGCGGTTGCCTCGTCAGCCGAGAAGCTCGACGCAGCAGCCGATCACGGGGCCTGCCGGGTGGTCAATCACCGCGACGGCGAGCTTCGAGCGGCGCTGCGTGCGGCCCTTCCCGATTGCGCCGACGTCGTCGTGGATCCGGTAGGTGGGGCGCTGTCCGAACCGGCGATGCGCACGCTGCGCCGCGGCGGCAGGTTCGTCACCGTCGGGTTCGCGTCGGGCGTCATCCCCCGTATTCCCCTCAATCTGGTGCTGATCAAGGGAATTCAGGTATCGGGCTTCCAATTCCAGGACGTCCCGCGCGCGGAGTTCGAGCGAAACGAATCCGAGCTACGCGACTTGCTCGCGTCCGCACGGGTCACACCACACATCGACACCGTGTACCCACTGAGCGAGGCAGCCGAAGCCCTGCGTCACGTGGCCGACGGACGGGCGATCGGCAAAGTGCTGATAAGTCTCAGCTCGCAGGAGTGA
- a CDS encoding TetR/AcrR family transcriptional regulator: protein MAERWTRQRRMEHTRSLLLDAAQEVFAKQGFGGAALEDIAEVAGYTRGAIYSHFGTKEDLFLAVIERHIKRFLDSFADVIASFEGLDTLDIDKLAQRWRDLTIAGPDSAALGYEFSLFLLRNPEARERLRVQREEAVSSLAEYITVHIERLGGTLQIPAESLARLLIASNEGITIFGHIDGEDLYAPFLRMVMANVSSKPVAPRRSRTRQSE, encoded by the coding sequence GTGGCAGAACGATGGACGCGGCAGCGGCGCATGGAACACACGCGCAGCCTGCTGCTCGATGCGGCTCAGGAAGTCTTCGCCAAGCAGGGTTTCGGAGGAGCCGCCCTCGAGGACATCGCCGAGGTCGCCGGTTACACCCGTGGGGCGATTTACTCGCACTTCGGCACCAAGGAAGACCTCTTCCTGGCCGTCATCGAGCGACACATAAAGCGGTTCCTGGACAGCTTCGCCGACGTGATCGCCTCGTTCGAGGGTCTCGACACACTCGACATCGATAAGTTGGCGCAGAGGTGGCGAGATCTGACCATCGCCGGGCCCGACAGCGCCGCGCTCGGATACGAGTTCTCGCTGTTTCTGCTGCGCAATCCCGAAGCGCGGGAGCGCCTCAGGGTTCAGCGCGAGGAGGCGGTCAGCTCGCTGGCCGAGTACATCACCGTTCACATCGAGCGATTGGGCGGCACCTTGCAGATACCCGCCGAATCTCTTGCCCGACTGCTGATCGCCAGCAATGAAGGCATCACCATCTTCGGGCATATCGACGGCGAGGACTTGTACGCACCGTTCCTGCGAATGGTGATGGCCAACGTGTCGTCGAAACCCGTCGCACCCAGACGATCCCGCACTCGACAATCCGAGTGA
- a CDS encoding TetR/AcrR family transcriptional regulator produces the protein MPPRADATDADRGQRRASFQRARSHETKRALVQAAMALWRTRGYATTTVADICTAAGVSKALFYFYFPRKEDVLFEIGVMSTRSAQETIRRLIDGPYEIREVVAAALTTLERSMVRNPRELVIEAILEGYRHEHRIITEDSAREVDADMFSALFTRAKLDGKLPAALTDEDTAHLAYLARTLVSEGARQWAAGAFGTRSFAEVVTADITTLINGYRSRTT, from the coding sequence ATGCCACCCAGGGCCGACGCGACCGATGCTGACCGTGGTCAGCGTCGCGCATCGTTCCAACGGGCCCGTTCCCACGAGACCAAGCGGGCGCTCGTGCAGGCCGCGATGGCCCTGTGGCGCACCCGGGGTTATGCCACCACCACCGTCGCCGACATCTGCACCGCCGCCGGGGTCTCGAAAGCGCTGTTCTACTTCTACTTCCCGCGCAAGGAGGACGTGCTCTTCGAGATCGGCGTGATGTCCACCCGTTCGGCGCAGGAGACGATCCGCCGGCTCATCGACGGGCCGTACGAGATCCGCGAGGTCGTGGCCGCGGCGCTGACCACGCTCGAGCGGTCCATGGTGCGCAACCCGCGCGAGCTGGTGATCGAGGCCATTCTCGAGGGTTACCGTCATGAGCACCGCATCATCACCGAGGATTCGGCCCGCGAGGTCGATGCGGACATGTTCAGCGCGCTGTTCACCCGAGCCAAGCTCGACGGCAAGCTCCCCGCCGCCCTGACCGATGAGGACACCGCGCACCTGGCCTATCTGGCTCGCACCCTGGTCAGTGAGGGTGCCCGGCAGTGGGCCGCCGGGGCGTTCGGGACGCGCTCGTTCGCCGAGGTGGTGACCGCCGACATCACGACGCTGATCAACGGATACCGAAGCAGGACAACCTGA
- a CDS encoding acyl-CoA dehydrogenase family protein translates to MWDFETDPEYQQLLDWTDEFVRNEVEPLDLIWPHLQFTPLTEARRKVVDPLKEQVRQKGLWATHLGPEFGGQGYGQLKLALLNEILGRSQWAPIIFGCQAPDTGNAEIIAHYGTPEQKDRYLRPLLDGELFSSYSMTEPQGGADPTQFTTSAVRDGDDWVINGWKYFSSNANTASFLIVMVVTNPDVSPYQGMSMFLLPTDTPGVNIVRNVGLHGEREGEGSHALIHYDNVRVPDSALLGGEGQAFVIAQTRLGGGRIHHAMRTIGLAQKAIDMMCERVLSRHTAGSLLADKQTVQGYIADSYAQLKQFRLMVLHTAWEIDKYNDYKKVRKDIAAVKVVMPTVLHDIAWRAMQVHGALGVSNEMPFLGMVTGAAVMGLADGPTEVHKTTVAKQVLRNYRASDDVWPSEWLPRKRDAARERFAEYLDLELGNR, encoded by the coding sequence ATGTGGGATTTCGAGACCGACCCCGAGTACCAACAACTCCTCGACTGGACCGACGAGTTCGTGCGCAACGAGGTCGAACCACTGGACCTCATCTGGCCGCATCTGCAGTTCACCCCGCTGACCGAGGCCAGACGCAAGGTCGTCGATCCCCTCAAGGAGCAGGTCCGCCAAAAAGGTCTGTGGGCCACACATCTCGGTCCGGAGTTCGGCGGGCAGGGTTACGGCCAGCTCAAGCTCGCATTGCTCAACGAGATCCTCGGACGATCCCAGTGGGCACCGATCATCTTCGGTTGCCAGGCACCTGACACGGGCAACGCCGAGATCATCGCCCACTACGGAACACCCGAGCAGAAGGACCGCTACCTACGCCCACTGCTCGACGGCGAGTTGTTCTCCAGCTACTCGATGACCGAACCGCAGGGCGGGGCGGACCCCACCCAGTTCACGACCAGCGCGGTGCGCGACGGTGACGACTGGGTGATCAACGGGTGGAAGTACTTCTCGTCCAACGCGAACACCGCGTCGTTCCTCATCGTGATGGTCGTGACCAATCCTGACGTGAGTCCTTACCAGGGCATGTCGATGTTCCTGTTGCCCACCGACACACCCGGGGTCAACATCGTGCGCAACGTCGGTCTGCACGGCGAGCGCGAGGGCGAGGGCAGCCATGCGCTGATCCACTACGACAACGTCCGCGTCCCGGACTCGGCGCTGTTGGGTGGCGAGGGACAGGCATTCGTGATCGCCCAGACCCGCCTCGGTGGTGGCCGCATCCACCACGCGATGCGCACGATCGGATTGGCGCAGAAGGCGATCGACATGATGTGCGAAAGGGTTCTCAGTCGCCATACCGCGGGCAGCCTGCTCGCCGACAAGCAGACCGTGCAGGGCTACATCGCCGACTCCTACGCCCAACTCAAGCAATTCCGCCTGATGGTGCTCCACACCGCATGGGAGATCGACAAATACAACGACTACAAGAAGGTCCGCAAGGACATCGCGGCGGTCAAGGTCGTCATGCCGACAGTGCTCCACGACATCGCATGGCGGGCGATGCAGGTGCACGGGGCACTCGGAGTGTCCAACGAGATGCCGTTCCTCGGCATGGTCACCGGCGCGGCGGTGATGGGCCTGGCCGACGGACCCACCGAGGTGCACAAGACCACCGTCGCCAAGCAGGTGCTGCGCAACTACCGCGCCAGCGACGATGTCTGGCCCTCGGAGTGGCTGCCCCGCAAGCGCGACGCCGCGCGGGAACGCTTCGCCGAGTACCTCGATCTGGAGTTGGGGAACCGTTGA
- a CDS encoding phosphotransferase family protein — protein sequence MSELNTEGLAAWMDNAGFPGTGEPLQTRFLSGGTQNVIYELTRGDATCVIRMPPPGAPPDRDRGILREWRIIEALDGTDVPHTEAIGVCDDPAVLGRPFYLMGFVDGWSPMDTHGKWAEPFQSDFDSRPGLSFQLAEGIALLSKVDWKAKGLADLGRPDGFHERQVDRWIGFLERIKGRELPGLEVATEWLRAHKPIDFVPGLMHGDYQFANVMYHHGAPARLAAIVDWEMGTVGDPKLDLGWMVQSWPSDDEHSSGEMNYVDMRGMPSRDEVVAHYAEVSGRQVDDLDYYLVLAKWKLAIVLEQGFQRAGDDEKLLAFGPVVTDLMASAADLAESTDYRG from the coding sequence TTGAGCGAGTTGAACACCGAGGGCCTCGCCGCCTGGATGGACAACGCCGGATTCCCCGGCACAGGCGAACCGCTCCAGACGCGCTTCCTGTCCGGCGGAACGCAGAATGTCATCTACGAACTGACCCGCGGCGACGCGACCTGCGTCATCCGCATGCCACCGCCCGGCGCTCCCCCGGACCGTGACAGGGGCATCCTGCGTGAATGGCGCATCATCGAGGCGCTCGACGGCACCGACGTTCCGCACACCGAAGCGATCGGTGTCTGCGACGATCCGGCGGTGCTGGGCAGGCCGTTCTACCTGATGGGGTTCGTCGACGGCTGGTCCCCGATGGATACGCACGGCAAATGGGCGGAGCCGTTCCAGAGCGACTTCGACAGCCGGCCCGGGCTGAGTTTCCAGCTCGCAGAGGGTATTGCGCTGCTGTCGAAGGTGGACTGGAAGGCCAAGGGGTTAGCGGACCTGGGGCGCCCGGACGGCTTCCACGAACGCCAGGTCGACCGATGGATCGGCTTCCTCGAACGGATCAAAGGCCGGGAGCTGCCGGGGCTGGAGGTGGCCACCGAGTGGCTGCGCGCGCACAAGCCGATCGACTTCGTTCCCGGCCTCATGCACGGCGACTACCAGTTCGCCAACGTCATGTACCACCACGGCGCCCCGGCGAGGCTGGCGGCGATCGTCGACTGGGAGATGGGCACCGTCGGTGACCCGAAGTTGGATCTGGGCTGGATGGTGCAGAGTTGGCCTTCCGACGATGAACACTCGTCCGGCGAGATGAACTACGTCGACATGCGGGGAATGCCCTCGCGTGACGAAGTGGTTGCGCACTACGCCGAGGTGTCCGGTAGGCAGGTAGACGATCTCGACTACTACCTGGTACTGGCGAAGTGGAAGCTGGCGATCGTGCTCGAGCAGGGGTTCCAGCGGGCCGGTGACGACGAGAAACTGCTGGCGTTCGGCCCTGTCGTGACCGACCTGATGGCCTCGGCGGCCGACCTCGCCGAATCCACGGACTATCGGGGCTGA